Part of the Trichoderma asperellum chromosome 1, complete sequence genome is shown below.
GATCGATTTCAACTTTTGATCTTTATGAAAATGGCGTTTATTGGAATTTTTGGAGAGGAATGGGGACACGGGTTTTGagtttttatactattacttttatgTTTTCGCTCGATACCAAAGAGGCTGAttttttgtgtttttgtCTATTCAATCACAAGATTATGATTTTTCTTCTATATATTGATTTTTTGGAGACGGTTGGATCGTGTGCTTCTTTTTACCTGGCAACTTTATTAGAGTAtccttacttttttttttttttgtttttctcgtTTTTTCAATAGAGCGGTGGAATCTCCTCATAGAATGTGAGAGAGCAAGAGGAATAAGAACGGAAGACGAGAAGAgttggaagaaagaagacggtTTCTTCTAATACATGGGGAGAAACTAATAAATACAAGGACCAGGATAGCGAAAGTGTTTGATTAGTTTATGAGATACTAGATCATATGATACATTTTTTGCATACCTATGTACTCTCCCTTCATCATTGTGGTTACCGTCCAAgtattttacttaaatacgctataaagtaaattcAGCGTATATACAAGGAATTTGTAAACTCATTGCTCATTTACCCAGCTATTACAGCAACTTGCTGCAAACCCCAGATCCTAAACCGTATTACGTACCTCGCTTTTTCGACGACAAAATATtggagaaaataaagaatatagcCAATTAGACTCCATAGTTATCGTCGAAGTTGCGAGGGAACCACAATAATtgaaaaatgaaagaatTTAATTGGTTAATCATTAATTTATTGTGGTTCCCTCGCTTTTTCGACGATGATTCCCTCCATTTTTCGACAATGATTTATTGTAGCGAAAATATGAAATTTAACCAATTCAATTATCTAGAACCGCgaaaaaaagccaagtaaTACGGTACTTGCACCGCCATTGGACCCCGCAAAGGGAGTAGCAATTGTGGCAGCCACTGGCTGCGAAAAGTGCACAGAAGTCAAGGGATACATACTCAGGGATGTCACCGGGCATCGTATTGCTCTCAGGCTTGGAAATATATGCTGTCTCGGTAAGTGGAGCAGGACTCGACGATTCCAGTAATCCCAACGCGGTTGATATGGAAATAAGTTTTTAGCATCTGTAGGCAGACAGACTGTcagaaaaagggggggggggggggctgcCGAAGTGAAGAAGTAGTCTGATGACTCCCAAAGAAATAGTCTGATAGGGCCGTGAGGAACAGGTTGCTGAACTTTTTCGAAAGAGGTCGACGACTTGAAGAAGCCGCTGGCAGAATTATACACAGACTCAGCCACCTACAGTTTTTGGTCTGGCTGATTTGTCAAAGTTCAATATTACCAAAGTGAATTTGTAATCACACAAAACtccctttcaacaatttTTCATTTATATTTCAAGCAGCCATGGAAAAAAACAATGGTGGCTAGTTTTCGTCAGGAATTCGTATTGAGCAAACTTCTAGAAACCACACTCAAAGCATCAAATCAAGAATCCCAAAACAAGACCAGAAGAGGGTATCATTTGTAATTTATCTATTACCTAAGCAGAAAGAACCTCTTTGCCCCTTCCGATAGTATCTTCACCACTGTACAGATGCTACAATAGATCCGCAATCGGCAATGCTACCTAGCAATAAGTTGGTTACCTATCTAGGACAGCGCGCGCACTATAATCTCCCACCTTAGAATAGTAATGAATACTACCTTATGTCCTTTGTTTCCTTGCCTTgttgagagaaaagggggggaagcttggcagccttttcgtttttctttttgcctgggtctttttttctcgacCAATGGCATCTTAGGACGTTTCCTAATATaggcaaaaaaagataggGCGAAGATAGGGCGTGGATAAACAAATAGCGTGGGTTTGTATCACCCTTGGATGCATGGTTGTTCAGGGAAAGGAGTAGGGGACAGACTAGCACAAATCCAGATAGAAGTCTCGCCTCATCAACTGATACTCATCTCCTCTAGTTAAGAACAGTTgtaacttttctttctctatgATTGAATAAACGTTTCATCTAGTTATTTCATCCAACTACCCTCTCTTTTCAAATATAATCGTtatccagaaaaaaaaaagacaaaatcaCAGGCCATGTATGCCATGAACAAATCTATCCTAAGACAACAGATAAAACCAAGATAATAGCTGTAGTAGTTGGTTCTTCGGGGACCGGGACCGCAGGGGAGCGGGAGACTCATTGACCTTGAGTGCTAGTATAGCCCGATACTCAACTCATAAGCtgattaaaataattaagagCGGCCCTCGCCATCCTTGTAGAGCAAGAACCGAAGCGAAGCGAAAAGCCCAACGAGTCGGTATCATatacaagaagatgaaaaagatgaAATCGGTCAAAAAATGGAATGGCAAGAGACGCTTTGATGAATGGGGCATAAAAGGGGTCTAATAATGacaagatgaaaaagaagtcATAAGACCACGGTTAGTCTTGATGGATTACTGCGGGCTTGGAGGACCTTTGGGCACTGCTTGGCTCTTCTTCAGTCGACTcagctcctcttccagcttTCGGTACTTGGCGCGCTCCTCCTGTAAACGGAATATCGTTAGTTATTGCATCCTTTGCCAAAGTGAGGGGGGAAATGTAGTCTTTTTGCACGTACCTTCATATCCTCGTGGAATCTCTTCCGCTCCTCTCTCATCGACGTTCTAAACTGTTCACTGAGCAGGGCTGCACCAGCGCCAACCTTTGTCACGCCTCCTTGGGCCACGCCAACCTTGAATCGTTCGCTATCAAGATCCTCTTGCAGCTTCGCGATCAAGTGTTTAGATTTCTCCAAATCTACCTCCAAGCTGGCCTTTGCTGTGATGGCCTCTTCAACCTTTTGTTCAAGATCAATCTTCTCACGCTCTGATCCGATTGTCTCCTTGGTGATTGCCTCTAGATCTTGCACAGTACCTGCCAGCTCCTTCTTGAGTCTTTCGACTTGGCCGGTAAGCTTGATAACTTCGTTTTGGTTCGACAGTGCCGCCGCATCCGCCGCACGCTCAGCGCGAGATCCATACGCACCATCTAGTTCTGCTCTGGCAATTGTGAGTTCGGTCTTGAGTTCCACTAGAGTCATATTCAACTGCTCCAGATCGGCATCTTTCTGAGCAATTTCATTCTCCTTGGTTGCGTGGTGCGCCTTCATATCGTCCATCTCTTGCTGCAGAGCCTTTGCCATTTCTTCAGCCGCCAGCTTCTCTTTAGAAACTCCATCAAGTTGAGAGCTTAGCTCAGcgaatttctttttctcggATTCTAACGTAGCAATCTGAGCCTCAAATGATCCGCTCCTCTCAGTATGCGCCTGGATCTCCGAGCCCAGAGACTTGATTTGTGCATCTCGTGACTGAATTTCTGCCTCAAGAGATCCAATATTTGTGTCGTGGCCCTTGATCTTATCCTCCAGAGTTTCGATGTGAGCACTGCGTGCTCGGATTTCTGCTTCCAATGACTCAAGCCGGACACCAGTTGCGAGAGCTTCAGCTTCGAGAGACTCTGCCCGGGTGCTGTGTGTATGAATTTCAGCCTCAAGGGATGCGATATGATCGCTACGTGCCTGAATTTCAGCCTCCAGTGTTTCAACCCGAGCCTGGTGTGCTTGAATTTCACTTCTAAGAGATTCCGACGTTCCATTTCCTGCCTCAAGTTCGGAAGTCAGAGCCTCTAATCTAGCGTCTCGTGCCTGTATCTCGGATTCGAAAGATTCAATCTTTGCGCTTCGTGTGGCAATCTCAGCTTCTAGAGATTCTATCTTAAGAGCATGCGTACgaagctcttcttcagagataccagaagatgatgattgcGCCTTTTCGAGGTCTTGCAAGGCGTCAGCCAACATGTTTTGGGCGTCAGAAGCATCCTTTTCGGCTCGCTCGAGCAGGAAGCGAGTCTGATCCAGCTCGTCCTGTCTTCGTTCAAGCTCCTCATCCTTTTCAGCGTCGGTTTTGTTGTTGAGTTCACGCTGCTGTTTGATCTGCCTCTTCAACACAGACTTCTGATCTTTCAGTGTCGAAGCTTGAGAGTAGAGCCATTCGACCTTGGAGGAGAAGGCAATCAGGTTGTAAGTCTCATCCGCGTCAAACGCATCGTCATCTGACgtgtcatcgtcatccaccAATCCTTTGTCCGCGCGATGTTTCCGGCGTTCTTCATTCCGTTGCTTCTTTTCAGCAAAGCCCGACTGCATCTTATCCCAGAGCCCTACCAAGACAGACTCGATACGTTCGGCGGCGCCGTCGTCTAGCTGGTACATACCGCCGTTATTGCCACCGCTGCTAACAAAAGATTCTTGCTCTGCTTGCACGGCAACAAGTCCACTCTCTAGATAGTCGATTTGCTTTCTGAGCATGTCGCCAGGCTTCAACTCACCAGTGCCTGGTTGTCGGGGAGGCTCTAGATAGTCGCTGTTCACTTCAGGATTGAATTTGATGATGGTCTCGCGAATCGAAAGGCTTAGGCTTTCCAGTTTTTGCTCCATGTCAGCGACAAGGTTGACAAGCAATGAGTTTTCCTCTCGGGCCTTTTCAAGCTCCCCTCGGATTTGGGAAGCCTGTTCTCGAACGGGAGATTTGAGGGGTATATCAATCGCCGATTTCAAATGTCCAGTATGCAGTCCTTCGACGGAATCCAGCTGGTAGAGGTTTGGATCTTCGAAATAGTTCTCTTCCATAGCACGCGCTATGCTATCTCGGCCTTGGGAGTAGGTATATAAGCTTTCGGGGCTACCAGGAATGCCATTATCGTTTTGCAAGGCTCGTGCTGCAGCTCTCTTGGACGCCTTGTGAGTGAGCTGGAGGATACCAGCCGTGTGTTGAAGCAGACGCCTCTGAGGTCCCAAGAGACTCTTCTCGAGATTGAAAAGCTCGCGCGACAATTCCTCGCATTTCTTCTCAGTTGCTTCCCTCTCCAGTTCCACCTCTTTGGCCCTAGGATCGTCCAgaagctcttcttcagatTTACCAGCGGCGTAAAGTTTGGCCATAGACACCGCTGCGTCTCGATATTTCGATTGGATAGCCAGGTTGGCCCTTGTGGGTTCTATCCGTTGTTCTAACAACTGACACTGTTTCTTCAGCCTATCAACCTCTTCTTGAGATAGGATGTCATATTGTTTGCTGTCGTAAAGTGCAGTCTCGGTGAGCAAATGAACTTGAATCGGATCTTTTAGATCGGCGAGCGATCCATTCGGCGCATCGTTGGGATCCATCTGGAACGCGTCAATACAATGTCCAAGCTGGCTGGCGTGGCCGGCGCATAACCTACTGGTTCTTCCTGAGGGGCAGCGTTGCCATATCCATTGGGTCTGCCCTTCTCAAATACCGCTTCCATAGCATGGTCGCCGTGGCTTGAAATTGGCGTAGATATGTTAGAAATTTCGTCCTCGTAGGAGCTTCGCTCCGTCTGATATCCGTTCATAGTGGGTGTCCGTATTCGTCACGAATTTGTTCGTATTAGCACATTAGATGGTGAATTTCGATGGTCGAGGTTTGTTGCTACTGAGTCCTGCAGCTCGGCATGAGATCATGGAACGGATGGCGAGGCGGGCGTCGGAAGCGAAGTCAGGGTCGTGGGCTGCGATTGTCGAGCCTCGCAGTCAAGCCAGGATATGTAGCCAGCGCAAAGACGCACCTCGAGTGACGAAGGTCAAACGTCAAGCTCCAAATCTAAAGCCAAACCCAAAGAAAACGAACtgagaccaaaaaaagaaaccaagatACACTTgcgcagcggcagcgtcCTAGACGACGGGACAGCCGTGACTAGCCTAAGCCAAACGACAGTTGGAAGTTGGAGGTTGTTGGTTTCGCGGAATGGGAgggggcaaaaagaaaagaaaggagcTGGTGGCTGCTCCTACAGGGCCCAATCGCAGATTGCGGTGGACGAGGGATGCCAGGCACAGGCGCAAGGTGCCTGATTTGGAGGGCCCTGGCACCACTGAATGGCCCACGGTCCAGAGCTGGGCGACTACCacagcgctgctgccgccctGGAGGGGGATTTTGAGGGGAGCTGCAGCCACTGAATCCAGCCCCTCAGCCTATGCATGGCGCATGCAAGGGAAAAGCCCTCCTCGCATCCATATTGGCCGTGCTGCCAGCCCGGAAGCCTGCACTGGGGCCGAGATGATCTTAGACGCGCTGTTACCCCTGAAAGCTGGCCCTTTGCCATCCCGCCGCTAGACCGCATCAAGAATGGCATATGGCTCCGGCTGCCGAGCTATCGGTTTGCGCCTCGCACGCTGAGGCTTTGCTCTCTGTTGCTTTTCAGCTCTATGCGGCCAAAGACCCTCTTCATTTCCACAAATCCGCattcgagcagcagcgcacagacgagaaaaaaaagtttcatGTTCTGTCTGACAGATAATCATGGCCCTGCTGCGTGGATTGGCGTCTTCTTGCGCTCACGGCCTAGGCGTGTCTAGGGCCGGGTACTCGAGGCCCATCATCATATGTCAGTCTGGAGCTGCGGGTACAATTAATTTCCCACGTTGCCAGATCCCCGAAATGGCCTACCCACTTTCATTAGATGATGACAGGGTTCCGTTACGTACGCTGAAGGCAGTGAAAACGTTTCATTGAAAAGGAAACAATTGAGTGTGCGCTTATACGGTAATCGGAAACAGAGGCTCTCACATGTGACGTCGGCCGCTAGCACCATAGCAAGCAGCCACGTTGATGTCATTCTCCGCAATGGCCATCTGCTGATATTGCTTATTCTCGTTATTGTCTTGAAATATGTACGACTTATTGCTATGCTAGTTTTCTATAATGCTTCTCGGAATTGGTCCATGATTTGCTGACCCATAGTACGCCGTCGATCGGTCTGGCCTTCGTTTTGGCTTTGAACGCCGGTTGACACTCCTGTTGCCGGATTCTCCCCCTCTAACCTTCGCCGCAGCCCTTCAAACTCTGCACTTCTCCTGTAGGAGCCTGAACCTACAATCCACCCCGGGAGCCTCCATGATGTAAAGGACGTGGGCAGAAACCCCACTCTCCAAGAATACCCTAAAACCCAGCCAGCCATAGCTCCAAGAACAGAGCCTGGCCACTGCAACAGGGCTAGATGAAAGGCGATATAGTACTGGTAAGATTTGTCTGATAAGGTTATGCCGGAAAATCGCTCATTTGTTGGTGGCACTTGGGAGAATGCAATCCGGTACTTGTACATCTGAGGAACTATGGAGTGAAATTGGGCTAAGACGGCAAAGATGATTGCCGTCGGGCCGGCCGGCATGTAGTTGAACAGACTCGGTGCTATGGGTCGAAGGATAGTTAGGATGAGCGGCGGAAATATAGCCGTGAACAAGGATGAAAGGACGATGAATGACTGTAGGGTTATGTCCGTCAGTAAACCGCAACCGACCTAGAAGCTCCAGCGACAGGAGCACTTACTGCATATTTTCTCGATCCCCACATCCGCTCAACAACCCTGAGATTGTACAGCGATATGGCTGCGAATAATACTTCTGTTGAATTCATATAGCATAGCTGGTATGAAAGAAGCCGCCAAAATTGCCGATACCGAAAAAGATGGGTGTCTATGAGGATATAGAAGTATTGTTTCGCATCGAAGAGACTGGCGGCTATCGAGATAGAGACCAGGCCCAAGACGGTCAGTCTCGTCACTGGAGCGTTTGTGAAGGTCATGGTGTGTCTTTTTATATGGTTTTGTCCTTGTGTGCGTCTCAGGCCTTCATGCTGGAAGGTTTTATAAACCGATATAGGTATACAAGCTCGAGGGCAGATAGCGTGCCGCGCATGAGCTTCGCCAATGGAAGAGACTCAAGTAACTGCAGAGGGACGATTGCTCGAGGATTTTGGTTTTGGCGAATTCAATCAGGCTGATGCTATCCAGTAATGATGCATCACCACGGTGAGGGCTTATCGTCCAAAGGCGCAGCCTCGTGGACTTGATATTGAAACGGATGAAGTTCGATGGGACGGTCTTTACCAGTGACGGCAAGCAGCTAACATGTGTCACTTTCGCGATCACGTGGACAGCGCAGCTTACCAAAGGAAGTACTGTGGAACATGGTCCGGGGAATGTGGAGAGACAAGTTGGGCAGCTCGAAAAGTAGATCCGCAACAATCGGTAGCACGAAACTCGATGCCGGGCTTTTCTGAatgccctctctttctcgccTTTTCATTGTACAACTTGTAAAGCTGATGAAAAGATGACTTACCGGAGCTGCTTGCGCACAGTGCGGCGGGTTAAGTAACATTGCCTTTTACGTATTCTCTTTACGGGCTGATAGGCTACTTGCTCCTTCATGGCTCGCTTACTGGCTCCACTTCCTGCGATTCTCGAACAGTATTTGTCTCGTATCTGTACTATAAGGCTCGCGCCGAGCTATCCCATTGTCCGAGGCCTAATTGCATGCAAGCATTTACCAACAGCCTCTTTCGCGCTCATACAGCTTTCGCTATTCTCCAGTCACAAGCTGTGTTCATTAACCAGACTATGCTATCATCGGCAAATGCGGTATAATCACGTTCAGTTGGTACCCGAGTTACGGAGCACCCCTAGGCCCATCGCGTCATTTATATCGCTATTCCGACTCGGATAGCCAGCAAGCACAGACCGCGTATGATAGCAGCAGCCGGTCAACCCGCCTACAGACGGCAAGCACTGCTGGTATCGTCGGTCCGGTCCACTGCAACTGGAATCTCACCACGCCCATTAGAGCGCTGCTAAACCCTCGGCAACGCAAGGAAGACGGAAAAGAagggagggaagaaaaaaattcttcTGCCACATCCGCCCAATCAGCCCCAGTGGAGTGTATGAGGAATCAACAGCCGACGGCCTCTTCCGCTCCACGCCGGTCCATTTGGCCGCCACTGCTCCCGCCCCCCAGCTCCTTTAGGCTGCATGCCAATCGCCCGCGATGCCTCTGGCCAATCTGGGGTCGCTGTTCCTGGACAACGTGGTGTTCCTGATTCACCTCATTTACGTACACATCGCCCTCGCCCATGCTGAGCCCAGCCAGATCTTGATGATCCATCTGCTGTCCAGCCTGGGCAATCGCCAGCACGACAGTCTCGAACCCCCGCCATGGCCGCCTCTCAGCGTCGTGCCGTGGTAGCCGATGGCTATGAGTCGCCCACTGAAGAGAACCAGccgtgcttcttctttggcgcgACTCCCACGGCGTCGGGGACGACCACGCCCGCCAGGAAATCATTATCAGCTCCAAttcctgcagcagctttatTTGCACAGGGCGCCTCTCGGCGTTCGCAGCATCTTGCTCTCCATCCCTCGGGTCGAGATATAAGCCCCGATGCAGCCCAGCTTTCCCATACCCCACCAAATCTTGATACCGTCATTCTGGATAAAGAGAATCAGGCTATGCCTCGCCGCGTAGGTCTGCGGGACCGCATTGCCTGCTATCAATGGACTTTCTTCACTATGGTACGAGCGGTGAATTAACCAAGTATCTTTGGACCAGCAGCTCATGTTTTGGTTTATAGACAATGGCTACCGGAGGAGTGTCTAGTGTACTTCATGGACGTATGGACAATACTCATCTCATCAATACGTTGCGTCTTACTGACCTGATACAAGTGGTTTACAGACCGGAATGGGTAAACGGGtttggcatcttcttctgcctgctCAACATTGTGTTTTTCCTTGCCAACTGTGTCTTTCTGTCTATGCGATTCTATCTGCGGCCTGGAAGCCTTACTAAATCCTTTACGGATCAAGTTGAATCTCTATTTATTCCTGCCTTTGTAAGTCTACCTATATTATGCTTACCATATGCCGCTGTAATATACCAGGgactaatatataatactatagttCGTCTCGTAAGCAGCCTCGTCTTCTGCAGCTGTTCGATTGGATCTAATATTTCCAACTCTTTCTAGTATTGCAGTCATCCTTACCAATGTCTGCCAGTACGGCGTTCCACATTGTGGTGTCTGGCTCATTAAGACATTACAAGTCCTATTCTGGATATACACTGGGCTGAGCGCCATTGCTAGTGCTGGGTTATATCTCATCCTTTGGTCAACGCTGTAAGAACTACTCCCTTGCTATGGCTTTGAGCTACTTTATCTTATTCCTATCAACAGAGTATTTCCGATTCACATGATGACCCCTACTTGGGTATTTCCTGCATACCCCCTCATGCTCACGGCACCGTTTGCCAGCAATCTcatcgcagcagcttctgACACTGGCCATATTGACGTGTTATATGCTCCCGCTATTGCTTTCTCGGCCGTTTCCACACAAGGCACAGGCTGCTTAATTTCTCTCATGATATCTGCCGCCTtcatctatagattaatgaCCCAGAAATTGCCCAGAGACTTTCAGCGACCTGGTGttgtaagtttattttattctagCGACTCCCCACCCCAAAAGTTGTGACGCTAATTGTCTAAAAGTTCATTTCTATTGGGCCTTATGCCTTCACAGCGGGATCAATCGGTTGGTTGAAGACGTATTCCCAATTCAAAAAAGCTCAACCCCTACTAACTCTCTTTGAAGCACAGCTTGGTAGCGAAGCCAATGTCATCCTTCCGTCGAATTTCCTCGGCACAGAGAATAGTGTCGATATTGTGAAAATAATTGCTTTGCTTGTTGCCCTTTGGTTCTGGGGCCTTTCCATGTGGTTCTTCCTGGTATCTGTTGGATCACTTTGGAAGTACTTACGGGCGCGGAAGGGCATGCCATTCCAGATGACCTGGTGGTCGTTTGTGTTTCCAAACACTGCTCTTGTAagtttttctctccctttcccATCAACTTATACCACAATTATTCTCTGACTCAGAGCTCGATGCAATCTGTTAAGGTTACGGCGACCGAAATCATGGGAGACATCTTTGAGAACAGAGGACTGCAGCTTTTTGGGTGTGCCATGACGATTGCTCTTATTATCGTTTGGATTATCGTCTTCTTGGCAATGGTTACTTGTCTCAAGCAGAAGAAACTGCTCTGGCCGAAATCAAGCTCCTAATCTCGCTTGTTGTATATTCTATTTGTATGTGATATTTGTGCGAATTATTGATAGACAGAGATACCCGCCGTACAGAGTCTACAGCCTAGTTAGCCTTGGTCAATACTGTTTGAGTTACTATCACTCCGGCCACCGATCTAGGCTCTGTCATCCATTAACACTCCATCACAGACCGTACTCAATGTGTCAAAAAAAACAACACCTCGGGAAGAAAAGTGAAAAAAAGCATGGCAATTagcaaaataataaaatggccaaaaaagaaatttgatGCTGTTATAGCAATTTCAGGGGTCTGGCCGGGGATTGAACCCGGGACCTCTCGCAAGCAAGCTGTAGGGTGTACCCTAAGCGAGAATCATACCACTAGACCACCAGACCGTATTAGGCGTTGAAGAccagttattttaaaaacacTTATGAACTTGTCAATTCCATCGCAGCAAAGAGGTTCTCTGCATAGCAAAAGGTGTAGATGTACAGGTAGGCAATTGCCTCAAAGCAGATGCAAGCCGTGCTCCATTACACATCAAATATTCGCCATATGAAACGTCTGGTTTATTCACATCGCCAAATCAGTAAGAAACAATTAGactagatatataaaaaggacaaaaagcCCAACTCACTCCCCAACACCGCACTTGGGACCGCcagcataaaaaaaaaaaacattacaAAAGCCGTCAAGTTTCCTTAGTCctccttgcccttcttcccgTATCACCTTCCGCTAGAACCGTACGCCATGCCTTTTACAACGCTTCCCCCTACTATTGTTGCCGCAGCAAGCTGTTTGCAAAAGAAGTGGTAAAGAGAGATATAGAGAGCATGGTAGCTAGCCCCCGGTTTATAGTTGCTGActtgctgcttctttgcagGA
Proteins encoded:
- a CDS encoding uncharacterized protein (EggNog:ENOG41), encoding MNGYQTERSSYEDEISNISTPISSHGDHAMEAVFEKGRPNGYGNAAPQEEPMDPNDAPNGSLADLKDPIQVHLLTETALYDSKQYDILSQEEVDRLKKQCQLLEQRIEPTRANLAIQSKYRDAAVSMAKLYAAGKSEEELLDDPRAKEVELEREATEKKCEELSRELFNLEKSLLGPQRRLLQHTAGILQLTHKASKRAAARALQNDNGIPGSPESLYTYSQGRDSIARAMEENYFEDPNLYQLDSVEGLHTGHLKSAIDIPLKSPVREQASQIRGELEKAREENSLLVNLVADMEQKLESLSLSIRETIIKFNPEVNSDYLEPPRQPGTGELKPGDMLRKQIDYLESGLVAVQAEQESFVSSGGNNGGMYQLDDGAAERIESVLVGLWDKMQSGFAEKKQRNEERRKHRADKGLVDDDDTSDDDAFDADETYNLIAFSSKVEWLYSQASTLKDQKSVLKRQIKQQRELNNKTDAEKDEELERRQDELDQTRFLLERAEKDASDAQNMLADALQDLEKAQSSSSGISEEELRTHALKIESLEAEIATRSAKIESFESEIQARDARLEALTSELEAGNGTSESLRSEIQAHQARVETLEAEIQARSDHIASLEAEIHTHSTRAESLEAEALATGVRLESLEAEIRARSAHIETLEDKIKGHDTNIGSLEAEIQSRDAQIKSLGSEIQAHTERSGSFEAQIATLESEKKKFAELSSQLDGVSKEKLAAEEMAKALQQEMDDMKAHHATKENEIAQKDADLEQLNMTLVELKTELTIARAELDGAYGSRAERAADAAALSNQNEVIKLTGQVERLKKELAGTVQDLEAITKETIGSEREKIDLEQKVEEAITAKASLEVDLEKSKHLIAKLQEDLDSERFKVGVAQGGVTKVGAGAALLSEQFRTSMREERKRFHEDMKEERAKYRKLEEELSRLKKSQAVPKGPPSPQ
- a CDS encoding uncharacterized protein (EggNog:ENOG41~TransMembrane:5 (o6-28i49-72o84-106i113-132o166-192i)); translated protein: MTFTNAPVTRLTVLGLVSISIAASLFDAKQYFYILIDTHLFRYRQFWRLLSYQLCYMNSTEVLFAAISLYNLRVVERMWGSRKYASFIVLSSLFTAIFPPLILTILRPIAPSLFNYMPAGPTAIIFAVLAQFHSIVPQMYKYRIAFSQVPPTNERFSGITLSDKSYQYYIAFHLALLQWPGSVLGAMAGWVLGYSWRVGFLPTSFTSWRLPGWIVGSGSYRRSAEFEGLRRRLEGENPATGVSTGVQSQNEGQTDRRRTMGQQIMDQFREAL
- a CDS encoding uncharacterized protein (EggNog:ENOG41~TransMembrane:10 (i110-131o143-164i185-206o221-247i254-276o288-316i328-347o367-389i410-431o437-462i)), which produces MAASQRRAVVADGYESPTEENQPCFFFGATPTASGTTTPARKSLSAPIPAAALFAQGASRRSQHLALHPSGRDISPDAAQLSHTPPNLDTVILDKENQAMPRRVGLRDRIACYQWTFFTMTMATGGVSSVLHGLVYRPEWVNGFGIFFCLLNIVFFLANCVFLSMRFYLRPGSLTKSFTDQVESLFIPAFFVSIAVILTNVCQYGVPHCGVWLIKTLQVLFWIYTGLSAIASAGLYLILWSTLVFPIHMMTPTWVFPAYPLMLTAPFASNLIAAASDTGHIDVLYAPAIAFSAVSTQGTGCLISLMISAAFIYRLMTQKLPRDFQRPGVFISIGPYAFTAGSIAQLGSEANVILPSNFLGTENSVDIVKIIALLVALWFWGLSMWFFLVSVGSLWKYLRARKGMPFQMTWWSFVFPNTALVTATEIMGDIFENRGLQLFGCAMTIALIIVWIIVFLAMVTCLKQKKLLWPKSSS